From Eremothecium sinecaudum strain ATCC 58844 chromosome V, complete sequence, a single genomic window includes:
- a CDS encoding HER140Cp (Syntenic homolog of Ashbya gossypii AFL151W; Syntenic homolog of Ashbya gossypii NOHBY611; No homolog in Saccharomyces cerevisiae; Syntenic homolog of Saccharomyces kluyveri SAKL0A03146g) produces the protein MIDVYFDKPSTIPCKKDLLSEQDHPTNSTPEDCDVSNDPVETTNFVKNAWTYLDFIDSYFSRIESGYPTIALLMRIVRAGAIITRQLLCADAAFGSLLGISDFITPTHEKLLFWFGFPLYLASGTLRDPIGDAHRLLFALEIVCGRGLQKYGTLTPILLLSLPYFYRSIWVNNNAHYDILAGNGDAGDLTTPINDSLIWPILGKFLNQHVLSRLPYYSNLLDSCTRTPEEALWFGNIFGCFLLLILKDSLMWMIMRSDRIRGHIGM, from the coding sequence ATGATAGATGTCTATTTTGATAAGCCAAGCACAATCCCATGCAAGAAAGACTTACTTTCTGAACAAGATCACCCTACGAACTCGACGCCTGAGGATTGCGATGTCTCAAATGATCCGGTAGAGACAACGAATTTTGTGAAAAATGCTTGGACTTATCTTGATTTCATCGATTCTTATTTTTCCAGGATTGAGAGTGGATATCCTACAATAGCTTTACTTATGCGCATCGTGAGGGCAGGTGCTATCATCACCCGACAACTTTTATGTGCTGATGCTGCATTTGGATCTCTTCTCGGAATTTCAGATTTCATTACTCCTACTCATGAGAAGCTGTtattttggtttggatttCCATTATACCTAGCAAGCGGTACACTTAGGGACCCTATTGGGGATGCACATAGGTTGCTATTTGCGCTTGAGATCGTTTGTGGAAGAGGTCTTCAAAAATACGGGACTTTGACACCAATTCTTCTGTTGTCATTACCTTATTTTTATCGATCCATATGGGTTAATAATAACGCTCATTATGATATTTTGGCGGGTAATGGGGATGCCGGAGACCTTACAACCCCGATCAATGATTCATTGATATGGCCAATTCTCGGTAAGTTCCTAAATCAACACGTTCTAAGCAGGTTGCCGTATTACAGCAATTTATTGGACTCTTGTACAAGGACGCCTGAAGAGGCGCTGTGGTTCGGCAATATTTTTGGATGTTTCCttttattaatattaaagGACAGTCTTATGTGGATGATTATGCGGTCTGATAGGATAAGAGGCCATATCGGAATGTAA
- a CDS encoding uncharacterized protein (Syntenic homolog of Ashbya gossypii AFL152W; Syntenic homolog of Saccharomyces cerevisiae YMR187C) gives MTLHLRRNYRCWICLEETRCLFSLPSWIRHDCGCDLQVHSKCLIRWLFVKNERIWIDYGSSDYYKVDSINELRRRICYVVDNHRDFQEDIDLAEAVETVPAIGQACAVIFGVAEMVIRVMFRIPYHDAASENDLWRGLPVELVSCPQCKKFIKNRRFTWNNGSYALRFYKIYRIFSKYVATGFVFWLLYSNPWKQLLKIGLWTLRQVFPESVLQLILEIPNTAALDVYTSSMPAIQNIPSKISFLIFGFPIYLAGLICGPVAFAAIKYAYPWTLAVQCSKSPILLKMITFQYLASTLLSKFPTLIWCRTYQQSKRIRPYFQQNKETAESLYERKGIIKVTWISCIVDFAVVLHCAKYLSSRVLRHMPFLDRAILKLEPYATPDECLCIQNVCSLIIVTACRKLLNFYLERKRLDELKELQEMVYDELDEN, from the coding sequence ATGACTCTTCACTTGCGTAGAAACTATAGATGCTGGATATGCTTAGAAGAAACAAGATGCTTGTTCTCTTTGCCATCCTGGATTAGGCATGACTGTGGTTGCGACTTACAAGTTCACAGTAAATGTCTAATACGATGGCTATTTGTTAAAAATGAAAGAATATGGATTGATTATGGCTCTAGTGATTATTATAAAGTGGATTCTATTAATGAAttaagaagaagaatatgTTACGTAGTGGATAACCATCGCGACTTCCAGGAGGATATCGATCTAGCAGAAGCTGTTGAAACCGTTCCGGCAATAGGCCAAGCTTGTGCAGTGATATTTGGTGTTGCTGAAATGGTCATTCGAGTGATGTTTCGTATTCCATATCATGATGCAGCGTCCGAGAACGACCTTTGGAGGGGATTGCCCGTAGAGCTGGTGTCATGCCCCCAATGTAAGAAATTCATCAAAAACCGGCGATTTACTTGGAATAATGGATCATACGCCTTGCGGTTCTATAAGATTTATAGGATATTTTCTAAGTATGTGGCGACCGGTTTTGTGTTTTGGCTATTGTACAGTAATCCCTGGAAGCAGTTATTGAAGATCGGCCTTTGGACTTTAAGACAAGTATTCCCTGAAAGTGTTTTACAGCTGATACTAGAAATCCCTAATACAGCAGCATTGGATGTTTACACATCTTCCATGCCAGCAATTCAAAACATCCCCTCCAAAATATCATTCCTTATCTTCGGATTCCCGATATACTTAGCTGGCCTAATTTGTGGACCGGTTGCATTTGCAGCTATAAAATACGCATATCCATGGACCCTTGCCGTTCAGTGCAGTAAGTCGCCCATACTTTTGAAAATGATCACTTTCCAATACCTGGCATCTACCTTGCTCTCGAAGTTTCCTACTTTAATTTGGTGTCGGACGTACCAGCAATCCAAAAGGATCCGGCCGTACTTCCAACAAAACAAGGAAACCGCAGAGTCTTTATATGAACGCAAAGGAATTATTAAGGTTACTTGGATAAGTTGTATTGTTGATTTCGCTGTAGTTTTGCATTGTGCGAAATATTTGTCCTCGCGCGTACTACGTCACATGCCCTTCTTAGACCGTGCAATCTTAAAGTTAGAGCCTTACGCTACTCCGGATGAATGTCTATGTATCCAAAACGTTTGTTCATTAATTATTGTTACAGCTTGTAGAAAGTTGTTAAACTTCTACTTAGAACGTAAAAGATTGGATGAATTAAAAGAGCTCCAAGAAATGGTTTACGATGAACTCGATGAGAATTAA
- the SRP68 gene encoding signal recognition particle subunit SRP68 (Syntenic homolog of Ashbya gossypii AFL153W; Syntenic homolog of Saccharomyces cerevisiae YPL243W (SRP68)) encodes MPFSPLDATYGRRIDRLLETVLDFQKYHSTLNFKLQSLRRRLNLTTRDTKKYSSKERYSKIDKDAYLKNRVIAVLVLLHAERDSAFVEMLKLRARQRGKLKKSEKRLLTTRLKKAVSTCSKLLELTEDDDDWEIRAELQIYAKLAMVEYLLSGKHAKRKDSETISRELAVVFLAIKHLEAKRFVSSEIADYVVSRYQYALQQHSQSFSAADVRNFSVQQGANNKNDPLMQLLFANGYELHSGDVQLDDTALPDSVHWLSYSCHIGNPKVAQLFHDVQNMEMAGLSAYDQKLLKWDQVIAAQKEYMDEEDNEMQEQDGQILLTYFKYSKYFTVIQRDNILFQQLWKQWLQSGKSNQITKYKQLERIVGSCTSYLLEVMELPGVYSDDKIMAQLELAIAFYKEHLVGGCLAPLYESRGKYLEALALYNNSLKKLNAAKDALHDEDFTLPGLNLAEKTQSFIQQLQDKCQNVYALAEYSKATQHPASKFTPSLLEKLSANLAITYKDIDLDNLFPLNPQIKPVCAKPSVLDLAFNYIDEADLDVPSQPETDLRVSDEPSSKKKSIFGLLGRWI; translated from the coding sequence ATGCCATTCTCCCCTTTGGATGCCACTTATGGGCGTAGAATAGATAGGTTGCTTGAAACGGTCTTGGATTTTCAAAAGTATCACTCTACCTTGAACTTCAAGCTTCAGAGTCTTAGACGTCGGTTAAACCTTACTACAAGAGATACAAAGAAATATTCATCCAAAGAAAGGTATTCGAAGATTGATAAGGATGCTTATTTGAAGAATCGAGTTATTGCGGTGTTGGTTCTGCTTCATGCTGAGCGTGACAGTGCATTTGTCGAAATGTTGAAGTTGAGGGCTAGGCAACGGGGTAAGTTGAAGAAATCTGAAAAGCGCCTGTTAACTACCAGACTAAAAAAGGCTGTCTCCACCTGTTCTAAGTTATTGGAACTTACCGAAGACGATGATGATTGGGAGATTCGTGCAGAGCTTCAAATATATGCCAAACTTGCAATGGTAGAGTACTTATTAAGCGGCAAGCACGCAAAGAGAAAGGATTCGGAAACTATTTCCCGTGAGCTTGCAGTGGTTTTCTTAGCAATTAAGCATTTGGAAGCAAAAAGGTTTGTATCCAGTGAAATTGCGGATTATGTTGTTTCACGTTACCAATATGCATTGCAACAGCATTCGCAGAGCTTCTCTGCAGCAGACGTACGGAACTTCTCGGTGCAGCAAGGCGCCAATAATAAAAATGACCCTCTAATGCAACTTCTGTTTGCCAATGGATACGAACTTCATTCGGGAGACGTTCAGCTGGATGACACTGCCCTTCCTGATTCTGTTCACTGGCTGTCCTACAGCTGTCACATCGGTAATCCTAAAGTTGCACAGCTTTTCCACGATGTCCAAAATATGGAGATGGCAGGCCTTTCGGCTTACGACCAGAAGCTGCTCAAGTGGGATCAGGTGATCGCTGCCCAGAAAGAGTATATggatgaagaagacaaCGAAATGCAGGAACAAGACGGCCAAATTTTACTAACGTACTTCAAATACAGTAAGTACTTTACCGTTATCCAGCGTGACAACATTCTCTTTCAACAATTGTGGAAACAGTGGTTGCAATCGGGGAAATCCAATCAGATAACAAAGTACAAGCAATTGGAGCGTATAGTAGGCAGCTGTACTTCTTATCTTCTAGAGGTAATGGAATTGCCAGGTGTTTATTCCGACGACAAAATAATGGCACAATTGGAGCTCGCCATAGCTTTCTACAAAGAACATCTAGTTGGCGGCTGTCTGGCTCCTCTCTACGAGTCCCGTGGTAAATATCTGGAAGCTCTTGCTCTGTACAACAACTCTCTTAAAAAACTAAATGCTGCCAAGGACGCCTTACATGACGAGGACTTTACATTACCTGGTCTTAATCTCGCAGAGAAAACGCAGAGCTTCATTCAGCAACTCCAGGATAAATGTCAAAACGTTTATGCACTTGCAGAATACTCAAAGGCTACACAGCATCCTGCATCAAAGTTCACTCCCTCACTGCTTGAAAAGCTCAGTGCTAACCTCGCCATTACCTACAAGGATATTGACCTCGATAACCTGTTCCCACTCAATCCCCAAATTAAACCCGTCTGCGCGAAGCCATCGGTCCTCGACTTGGCCTTTAACTACATTGATGAAGCTGACTTGGATGTTCCATCGCAGCCAGAAACTGACCTACGTGTAAGTGATGAGCCATCGTCAAAAAAGAAGAGTATCTTCGGACTATTAGGTCGCTGGATTTAG
- the HUT1 gene encoding UDP-galactose transporter HUT1 (Syntenic homolog of Ashbya gossypii AFL154C; Syntenic homolog of Saccharomyces cerevisiae YPL244C (HUT1)), with translation MPKSSLKLLIAILGIYATFLTWGLTQEPLNTKIWQNSGARFEHPCFIALVQALFAMVMGGAYLAAKKTDYGPIELIRDQFQYLLGISLTQSLSAPIASHSLHYVDYMSYMLAKSCKLIPIMMVHLVVYRTSIPRKKKIVTALVSGGMSLFSLGSHPSAEELPPSNSSLYGLLTLGLSLFLDGITNATQDKLLKKPSQKRITGAHLMFALNLFVVVSYLLYLVLWDRNQWQRATKQIQMDPKILHYLLLYAVCGAVGQCFIFYTLEHYSSLVLTMVTVTRKMMSMLLSIVVYGHNVNYIQWIGMLIVFGGIIWEAALKWIGSSEPVKEKVPVQKQKQKQKQKQKQS, from the coding sequence ATGCCTAAATCAAGTCTTAAGTTGCTGATTGCAATACTTGGTATTTATGCAACTTTTTTAACGTGGGGATTGACTCAAGAACCGCTAAATACCAAAATATGGCAAAATTCGGGCGCCAGGTTTGAACACCCGTGTTTTATTGCCCTTGTTCAGGCCCTATTTGCGATGGTGATGGGTGGTGCTTATTTAGCCGCTAAGAAAACGGATTATGGCCCCATTGAGCTTATTCGTGATCAGTTTCAGTACTTGTTAGGTATTTCGTTAACGCAGTCGCTGTCGGCCCCAATAGCGAGCCATTCACTTCACTATGTGGATTATATGTCATACATGCTGGCAAAAAGCTGCAAACTGATTCCAATTATGATGGTGCACCTGGTCGTGTACAGGACTAGTATTCCGCGGAAAAAGAAGATCGTGACAGCGCTAGTGAGCGGTGGAATGTCGCTTTTCAGTCTAGGTAGTCACCCTTCTGCAGAAGAGCTTCCTCCATCAAATAGTTCATTATATGGATTACTTACTTTGGGGCTGAGTTTGTTCCTAGACGGTATTACAAATGCTACCCAGGATAAGCTCCTGAAGAAGCCCTCTCAGAAACGCATCACAGGCGCGCATCTGATGTTTGCACTGAATTTGTTTGTGGTTGTAAGTTACTTGCTATACCTGGTGCTATGGGATCGTAATCAATGGCAAAGGGCTACTAAACAGATACAAATGGATCCTAAAATCCTGCACTATTTATTGTTATACGCAGTATGTGGTGCTGTCGGCCAGTGCTTTATATTTTACACGTTAGAGCACTACAGCTCCCTTGTTCTCACTATGGTTACAGTTACACGTAAGATGATGTCTATGCTGTTGAGTATTGTTGTCTATGGTCACAATGTCAACTACATACAATGGATCGGAATGCTAATAGTATTTGGAGGGATTATCTGGGAGGCTGCTCTGAAATGGATAGGTTCTTCTGAACCAGTTAAAGAGAAAGTGCCAGTGCAGAAACAGAAGCAAAAGCAGAaacagaagcagaagcaAAGTTAG
- the RBD2 gene encoding putative rhomboid protease RBD2 (Syntenic homolog of Ashbya gossypii AFL155C; Syntenic homolog of Saccharomyces cerevisiae YPL246C (RBD2)): MNWRSYIPSGPKPGALTAGLCIFMFILYALNWILPINDAIVLEVDALKGIKLNRLTLYPLAHMSFLHLFFNCISIFGPLSLFEASHGTVFTGVMLNLLALFTAIIYCLVGMLLFPNSRVGGASGWCFTLFGYYAVKESRFRPHYQITANYKFPTLYSPVVVLMVVFVLFPGSSFWGHFIGLGLGYLLGFKENWFAVLVPPTSIISKIEHWLDRWIGMIPPIVTYYREASVDRSMEYTSIYQDDQLPLYNNDNYRGQGRVLGS; the protein is encoded by the coding sequence ATGAACTGGAGGTCATACATACCCTCAGGGCCCAAGCCTGGCGCACTAACCGCCGGTCTGTGCATATTTatgtttattttatatgCATTGAATTGGATATTACCTATTAATGACGCAATCGTATTGGAAGTAGACGCATTGAAAGGCATTAAGCTTAATAGACTTACATTATACCCCCTAGCTCACATGTCCTTTTTGCATCTCTTCTTTAACTGTATATCGATATTTGGCCCATTGAGTCTATTTGAAGCTTCCCACGGTACGGTGTTTACAGGAGTGATGCTTAACCTGTTGGCCCTTTTTACCGCTATAATCTATTGCCTGGTCGGTATGTTGCTATTCCCCAACTCTAGAGTCGGAGGAGCTAGTGGTTGGTGTTTTACGTTATTTGGATACTATGCTGTGAAAGAATCTCGTTTCCGCCCTCATTACCAGATCACTGCTAACTATAAATTCCCTACGCTGTATTCTCCCGTTGTTGTCCTCATGGTCGTTTTTGTCCTGTTCCCGGGAAGCAGTTTCTGGGGCCACTTCATCGGCCTTGGACTAGGCTACTTGCTGGGCTTCAAAGAGAATTGGTTTGCTGTGCTAGTCCCACCCACCTCCATTATTTCCAAGATAGAACACTGGCTCGATCGGTGGATCGGTATGATCCCGCCAATCGTTACCTACTATAGGGAGGCCAGTGTCGACCGCTCAATGGAATACACTTCTATATATCAAGATGATCAGTTGCCATTATACAATAATGACAACTACCGTGGGCAGGGTAGAGTTCTCGGTTCATGA
- the MRPS17 gene encoding mitochondrial 37S ribosomal protein uS17m (Syntenic homolog of Ashbya gossypii AFL156W; Syntenic homolog of Saccharomyces cerevisiae YMR188C (MRPS17)) has protein sequence MARTNFVGMVISQGKMQKTVKVRVERKVYNKKINKEMFHRKDFLVHDEGEVSREGDLVRIESTRPISKRKSFSVAEILRNKGQQFAMFEAQSKKIVAQEERVKAEEFINRRVTKQKNDSILLNDLVKLQQAHAENKIDSEEVREIRERYGIQEFTPESLKSILQLDLKSLEEDLTRQRSSIEAVANELQGLMADEARADEYLASKGIENAAEMKKHTKKNILRKHLLREKNL, from the coding sequence ATGGCTCGTACTAACTTTGTGGGGATGGTTATCAGCCAGGGTAAAATGCAGAAGACTGTTAAGGTGCGCGTGGAGAGGAAAGTGTACAATAAGAAGATTAACAAAGAGATGTTCCATCGGAAAGACTTTCTAGTGCATGATGAGGGAGAAGTTTCAAGAGAGGGTGACTTGGTCCGTATAGAATCAACAAGACCAATTTCTAAGCGTAAGAGCTTTTCAGTTGCAGAAATCTTGAGAAACAAAGGTCAGCAATTTGCAATGTTCGAGGCACAGTCGAAGAAGATCGTTGCTCAGGAAGAGAGAGTAAAAGCTGAAGAATTTATTAATAGAAGGGTTACGAAACAAAAAAATGATAGCATTTTACTTAACGACCTTGTAAAGTTACAACAAGCGCATGCAGAGAATAAAATCGATAGCGAAGAAGTTCGCGAGATCCGTGAGCGCTACGGAATCCAGGAATTCACTCCAGAAAGTCTAAAGAGCATTTTACAGCTAGACCTGAAGTCTTTGGAAGAAGATTTAACTCGCCAGCGGAGTTCAATTGAAGCTGTCGCTAATGAACTTCAAGGACTAATGGCCGACGAAGCACGTGCGGATGAATATCTTGCATCTAAAGGCATAGAGAACGCGGCTGAAATGAAGAAACATACCAAGAAGAATATCTTGAGAAAGCATCTTCTAAGGGAAAAGAACCTGTAA
- a CDS encoding uncharacterized protein (Syntenic homolog of Ashbya gossypii AFL157C; Syntenic homolog of Saccharomyces cerevisiae YPL247C) yields the protein MDYRTGKRSSMSIGRLQRPLDQLQSAGGTGIYQRPAPASLYNSRPGIDQPVQQMVCCYQHSSPLFAVDWSVGDKVALGTYKEDSFNKLCIVEPTPDLVYWKNTQHANLLYPISKLQWMPTSTTRLATCSDSLRVWSVDEELQERVNLSLSKYGNDAGDAADSHTLGQLPPVTSFDWNSVDTNIILSCSVDTTCTIWDLQASNYVKTQLIAHDSDVYDAKFLTQSNNLFASCGGDGSVRVFDLRCLAHSTIIYEPQRQTNSNSPSEIQISNSSQDGQEQRKAEESHVSGLENNALLRLEPSPFEANLLATIRQDSNAVIILDMRYPGSPILTLTGHVGAVNQIKWHPSKPHVLISCGDDCQVLYWDLLELLSDNALTSGTPQQRWSSSGTVHSVDVPQMSFTAQHEVNNLTWRPKGDWIGYVAGKRFRNLKT from the coding sequence ATGGATTATAGAACTGGTAAGAGGAGCTCTATGTCAATAGGGCGTTTACAACGGCCATTGGATCAGCTGCAGAGTGCAGGGGGGACAGGAATATACCAGCGACCTGCTCCCGCCTCATTATACAATTCTCGGCCGGGGATAGATCAACCTGTACAGCAGATGGTATGTTGTTACCAGCACAGTTCACCACTTTTTGCAGTTGATTGGAGTGTGGGAGATAAGGTAGCACTTGGCACTTATAAGGAGGATTCTTTTAATAAGTTGTGCATTGTGGAGCCGACCCCTGATCTTGTGTATTGGAAAAATACTCAGCATGCTAATCTTCTCTATCCGATATCAAAACTACAGTGGATGCCTACCAGCACGACACGGCTTGCTACATGTTCAGATTCCTTGAGAGTATGGTCCGTGGATGAGGAATTGCAAGAGCGCGTTAATTTATCCTTATCTAAATACGGAAATGATGCAGGTGACGCAGCAGACAGTCATACTCTAGGTCAGCTCCCTCCTGTCACGTCTTTTGACTGGAATTCAGTAGACACGAATATTATTCTTTCCTGCTCCGTGGATACTACATGCACTATATGGGATTTACAAGCATCAAATTACGTCAAGACTCAGTTAATTGCGCATGACTCTGACGTATATGATGCAAAGTTTCTCACTCAATCAAACAATCTATTTGCGAGCTGCGGTGGTGATGGCTCGGTGAGAGTGTTTGACTTAAGGTGCTTGGCTCACAGTACAATTATCTATGAGCCACAGCGGCAAACAAATTCCAATTCGCCGTCGGAGATTCAAATCTCAAATTCATCCCAAGATGGCCAGGAACAAAGGAAAGCAGAAGAATCTCATGTATCAGGACTAGAAAATAACGCATTATTAAGGCTAGAACCCTCGCCCTTTGAGGCAAATCTCCTTGCAACGATTAGACAAGACTCTAATGCAGTAATCATATTGGATATGAGATATCCAGGCTCACCAATCCTGACCCTTACTGGTCATGTTGGTGCGGTTAACCAGATAAAATGGCATCCTTCGAAGCCGCATGTGCTTATATCATGTGGAGATGATTGTCAGGTTTTATATTGGGATCTTTTAGAATTACTAAGTGACAATGCATTAACAAGTGGAACTCCACAGCAGAGGTGGTCTTCTTCAGGCACTGTTCATTCGGTAGATGTACCGCAAATGTCATTTACAGCACAACATGAAGTAAATAACCTAACATGGAGGCCCAAAGGTGATTGGATTGGATATGTTGCGGGGAAACGATTCCGAAATCTTAAGACATAG
- a CDS encoding HER147Wp (Non-syntenic homolog of Ashbya gossypii ADL263W; apparently truncated copy of gene), with amino-acid sequence MVCCDGENCQLEWFHQPCINLKILLKENGTVMIARGNYRKSSGGQRYFRPRCYLCKCG; translated from the coding sequence ATGGTCTGCTGTGATGGAGAAAACTGTCAGCTAGAGTGGTTCCACCAACCCTGCATTAACCTAAAGATACTACTTAAAGAAAATGGTACTGTGATGATTGCTAGAGGTAACTATCGGAAGTCCTCTGGCGGTCAGCGCTACTTCAGGCCTCGCTGCTACCTATGCAAATGCGGGTAG